One part of the Alosa alosa isolate M-15738 ecotype Scorff River chromosome 4, AALO_Geno_1.1, whole genome shotgun sequence genome encodes these proteins:
- the pkig gene encoding cAMP-dependent protein kinase inhibitor gamma isoform X2, producing the protein MMDVEASYSDFITCDRTGRRNAVPDITEEAQTVGTGDLTKDMAQMDLKPTEADASAAPPPEAEASGGQGAQGSSGPS; encoded by the exons ATGATGGATGTGGAGGCATCATACTCCGATTTTATCACCTGTGACCGGACAGGCCGCAGGAACGCCGTTCCTGACATCACAGAAGAGGCTCAGACAGTGGGAACCGGCGATCTCACTAAGGACATGGCCCAGATGGACCTCAAacccacag AGGCAGACGCTTCCGCGGCTCCTCCTCCAGAGGCAGAGGCATCAGGAGGCCAGGGGGCACAGGGGAGCAGCGGACCTTCCTAA
- the pkig gene encoding cAMP-dependent protein kinase inhibitor gamma isoform X1: MSCDGQMMDVEASYSDFITCDRTGRRNAVPDITEEAQTVGTGDLTKDMAQMDLKPTEADASAAPPPEAEASGGQGAQGSSGPS; the protein is encoded by the exons ATGAG CTGTGATGGCCAGATGATGGATGTGGAGGCATCATACTCCGATTTTATCACCTGTGACCGGACAGGCCGCAGGAACGCCGTTCCTGACATCACAGAAGAGGCTCAGACAGTGGGAACCGGCGATCTCACTAAGGACATGGCCCAGATGGACCTCAAacccacag AGGCAGACGCTTCCGCGGCTCCTCCTCCAGAGGCAGAGGCATCAGGAGGCCAGGGGGCACAGGGGAGCAGCGGACCTTCCTAA
- the ttpal gene encoding alpha-tocopherol transfer protein-like produces MAEGSGMEGTPTTGVDLPQPTNGGFPGPPPPIYSCTLNPALEAKAREELQEKPEWRLRDVQALRDMVLKEHPHLRTRLDDAFLLRFLRARKFDYDRALQLLLNYHASRRAWPEVFHDLRPSTVKHVLERGVLTVLPQSDNHGRYILCLRPGKWRQNDYPFVDNIRAIYLTLEKLIEAEQTQVNGLVILVDYSGVGLSQASNPGPFLAKKVVGILQDGFPIRIKAVNIINEPRIFKGIFAIIKPFLKEKMAERYVLHGSDLSSLHRSIPRSVLPEQYGGVAGQLDMAVWTQTLLDAEENFVVEFCQPEPLEDGVLPDSMLFDGEHSGSGAHGEDTFRSLRSQLYYCY; encoded by the exons ATGGCTGAAGGCAGTGGTATGGAGGGAACCCCGACCACAGGGGTAGACTTACCACAGCCCACTAATGGAGGGTTCCCCGGTCCACCTCCCCCAATTTACTCTTGCACGTTGAATCCTGCCCTGGAGGCCAAGGCTCGTGAGGAGTTGCAGGAGAAGCCCGAGTGGCGTTTGCGTGACGTACAGGCGCTGCGGGACATGGTGCTGAAGGAACACCCACACCTGCGCACGCGTCTGGACGATGCATTCCTGCTGCGTTTCTTGCGCGCCAGAAAGTTTGATTATGACCGTGCTCTCCAGTTGCTGCTGAACTATCACGCCAGCCGACGGGCCTGGCCCGAGGTTTTCCATGACCTCCGGCCCTCTACGGTTAAGCACGTGTTGGAGCGAGGCGTCCTAACAGTGTTGCCCCAGTCAGACAACCATGGGCGCTACATTCTATGTCTCAGGCCAG GGAAGTGGAGGCAAAATGATTACCCGTTTGTGGACAACATCCGGGCGATCTACCTGACACTTGAGAAGCTGATCGAGGCAGAGCAGACCCAGGTGAATGGTCTGGTGATCCTCGTGGACTACAGTGGCGTGGGGCTGTCCCAGGCATCCAACCCTGGACCGTTCCTGGCCAAGAAGGTGGTAGGAATCCTGCAG GATGGTTTTCCTATCAGAATAAAAGCTGTGAACATCATCAATGAGCCACGCATCTTTAAGGGAATATTTGCCATTATTAAGCCCTTCCTAAAGGAGAAGATGGCTGAGAGG TATGTCCTTCACGGTTCGGACCTGTCCTCCCTACACCGAAGCATCCCGCGTTCGGTGCTACCCGAGCAGTACGGCGGCGTGGCCGGCCAGCTAGACATGGCGGTGTGGACCCAGACGCTGCTGGATGCCGAGGAGAACTTTGTGGTGGAGTTCTGTCAGCCTGAGCCGCTGGAGGATGGCGTGCTGCCGGACTCCATGCTGTTTGACGGCGAGCACAGCGGCAGTGGCGCTCATGGAGAGGACACGTTCAGGAGCCTGCGCTCGCAGCTCTACTACTGTTACTGA
- the zgc:136971 gene encoding S9 family peptidase: MHSFAEVEREAITAVFRINNSFPTPLSAAVNHETDTSNGTRYISISTVWSQVEHTRATRLSFSQSWTLQCDRKSVLQCLPPSPCTHTNRELLNSYSPSGTYQAVISQASGRQYLEVWSSSGLQTSLDLTALNVHGAVYEDGNCPYACLAWTASERRLLYVAEKKRPAKAEAEPPSSPPPAFSSSARASPGEAFDDKNVYVEDWGEGLTGRSSSVLCVADLDKGDVTVLKNVPLHTSPAQALWTPDGEGVIYVGWFEDPFRLGLKFCSNRRSGLYHLDLQGHLENLTDWSITGQSVSCPRLSPDGRWLVYLKGEVFGPHHQCLSLQQYDWQTKKTSVLLDVVKRPKPGEFAGIYEALPSRCWSADSQRIIFSSARGNYKDLFVLDIISKRVTRLSDTSEFGCWKLLLVHNDLLVVSCSAPNCPPRLRVGFLPPAGGEAGISWVTLNDPSLNCELEWRAPELSPAPQEENVQFSGLWIGVLLVKRVVRDRSKLPLVVFIHGGPHSQFCAEWIPSVAALASLGYAVLMVNYRGSTGFGQDSILSLTGNIGCQDVKDVQRAVLYALQDDVTLDPQRVVVMGGSHGGFLACHLVGQYPDFYKACAARNPVINAATLVGTSDIVDWRYSSIGLKYSFGQLPTSEALSLMLERSPIIHAEQIRAPVLLMLGAKDRRVSPHQGLELYRALKSRHSPVRLLWFVEDGHSLGSVETQADCFINIVLWFQQALKLK, translated from the exons ATGCACAGCTTCGCAGAA GTAGAGCGCGAGGCTATCACAGCGGTGTTCAGGATCAACAACAGCTTTCCCACTCCCTTGTCGGCAGCTGTCAACCATGAGACAGACACTTCCAACGGGACCCGTTATATCTCAATTTCCACGG TGTGGAGTCAGGTGGAACACACCAGGGCAACCCGTCTATCCTTCTCTCAGAGCTGGACTCTACAGTGCGACCGCAAGAGTGTGCTGCAATGCCTTCCACCAtcgccctgcacacacaccaacagaga GTTACTTAACAGCTACTCGCCTTCAGGAACTTATCAGGCGGTTATCAGTCAGGCATCAGGACGCCAGTATCTGGAG GTATGGTCCAGCAGTGGTCTGCAGACGAGCCTGGATCTCACGGCTCTGAATGTGCATGGGGCTGTGTATGAGGATGGTAA ctgcCCTTATGCGTGTCTGGCCTGGACGGCAAGTGAGCGCCGGCTGCTCTATGTTGCTGAGAAGAAGAGGCCAGCCAAGGCAGAGGCAGAGCCGCCTTCATCACCTCCGCCTGCTTTCTCTTCATCGGCCCGGGCATCTCCTGGAGAGGCGTTTGAT GATAAGAATGTGTATGTGGAGGACTGGGGAGAGGGCCTCACTGGTCGGAGCtcgtctgtgttgtgtgtagctGACCTGGACAAAGGTGATGTGACCGTCCTCAAGAACGTCCCACTGCACACAAGCCCTGCCCag GCTCTTTGGACTCCAGATGGAGAAGGCGTGATCTATGTTGGGTGGTTTGAGGATCCTTTCAGACTAGGCTTGAAGTTCTGCTCCAATCGCAG GTCCGGTTTGTATCACCTAGATTTGCAGGGCCATCTTG AGAACTTGACAGACTGGTCAATCACTGGTCAGAGTGTGTCGTGTCCTCGCCTTAGTCCTGATGGACGCTGGCTGGTGTACCTGAAGGGGGAAGTGTTTGGACCTCACCACCAGTGCCTCAGCCTCCAGcag TATGACTGGCAGACCAAGAAGACCTCTGTGCTGCTGGATGTTGTGAAAAGGCCAAAGCCAG GAGAATTTGCAGGAATTTATGAGGCTTTGCCATCACGTTGTTGGTCCGCAGACAGTCAAAGGATCATCTTCAGCAGCGCTCGTGGAAACTACAAG GATCTTTTTGTGTTGGATATAATAAGCAAAAGAGTGACTCGGCTCTCAGACA ccTCTGAGTTTGGCTGTTGGAAGCTGCTGCTGGTTCATAATGACCTGCTGGTGGTCAGCTGTTCGGCCCCCAACTGTCCCCCACGCCTG agggTGGGTTTCCTGCCTCCTGCAGGTGGAGAGGCTGGGATCTCCTGGGTGACCCTGAATGACCCCTCGTTGAACTGTGAGCTGGAGTGGAGGGCGCCTGAGTTGAGTCCTGCTCCCCAGGAGGAGAACGTCCAGTTCT CGGGTCTGTGGATTGGGGTGTTGCTGGTGAAGAGGGTCGTTCGTGACCGCTCGAAGCTACCTTTGGTGGTCTTCATTCATG gCGGTCCACACTCTCAGTTCTGTGCAGAGTGGATCCCCAGCGTCGCAGCTTTGGCCAGTCTGGGCTACGCTGTGCTCATGG TGAACTACCGTGGCTCTACTGGCTTTGGGCAAGATAGCATCCTCTCTCTGACTGGGAACATTGGTTGCCAGGATGTCAAGGATGTACAG AGGGCCGTTCTGTATGCACTGCAGGATGATGTGACCCTTGACCCCCAGCGAGTTGTGGTGATGGGCGGGTCACATGGTGGCTTTCTGGCCTGTCATCTTGTCGGTCAGTACCCAGACTTCTACAAAGCGTGTGCAGCCCGCAATCCTGTTATCAACGCTGCCACACTTGTTGGCACTAGTGATATAGTGGACTG gcgaTACTCCTCTATAGGACTGAAGTACTCATTTGGGCAGCTGCCCACTTCAGAGGCCCTGAGCCTCATGCTGGAGAGATCACCCATCATACATGCAGAACAG ATCCGTGCGCCTGTGTTGCTGATGTTGGGAGCTAAAGACAGGAGAGTGTCCCCCCACCAGGGCCTGGAGCTCTACAGAGCACTGAAAAGCAGGCACTCCCCTGTCAG GCTGCTGTGGTTTGTGGAGGATGGCCACTCTCTTGGGAGTGTGGAAACTCAGGCAGACTGCTTCATCAATATTGTGTTATGGTTCCAGCAAGCTTTGAAATTGAAGTGA